The DNA window GTGTGTCAACAAAATAACCAGAGCTTAAGgtgaatttaaacaaaaaaatgaatctaATTCAGTTGTTTTGTCTTCAATGGAGATAAAATTAACCAGGTCTTCGTCAAGAGTGACTACCAAAACTATGATAACTTAATATCAGAGTGGACCAACCTTTGCAGCTGGGTGTGCAAGGTCTAACTCCCGCAACATACAGTTGCCATCATTAGTAACAACAATACCTGCACAACCAAagaattaattcaaatatggtGAAAAATGTCAGGACATTATTACAAAAGTAGCATATATTTGTGTGTTTTATTAACACATGAATGCAAAAATCTATCAAACATCAACTCCCAATTAAATACTTAATGCAGAATTCAAACTATTCCTTGAAACATCTGTATTACAGATAGAAGTTACATTTAAAGAACAAAACACTTAATGCATCGTCCAAATTATTAGATGGATTGATCTTATTAGATAGAATTATTGGATGAGTTGGATGCAAATAAAGGTTAAAATGGGTAGTTAAGAATTCCAAATAAGTTGAAAACAAATGCAAAGGTTGGTCAAAAGATAAATATGTAGCTTCTCATTATGTTCTAGAAAgggtaaagaaaaataatcctCCCCACATCACAAAGTAATTTCCATGAAACTGATTATACTAGAGATCTACAACGCACTTGAAAAGTTCTGTGTAAAACAATAATGGTACAGATAAAAACTGAAGATTCATGAACAGGTTAATTGTAAACTGCAACTCGTACAATGCTATCGCGGTGCAACATGAAAGTTAGCAATATCATGATTGCcatctatatattaaaacaatgcTACGAAGTCATTCATTCAGTCCAAGCTAACATAGAATAGACAATCATACAAACTGCGAAAcaataatgatataaacaaaaaacttCATATGTTGAGGTAGGCACCTCCAGCAGCATCAAGCAGCATCTTCAAcatcgaccgaggtcccaacgTAGTGCGTATGATGTCCGCAACAGCCTAAAGAACAGATATGATACTTTATAGTACACTACAGCAAAGAATATAGTAAAGCAGAGAGGGATGGCGTAAACAAGGTATGATTTTACTCATATAAGGTTTCGCCAATCTCCTAAGAATGATACCATCAAGCAATTCCAAAAGGTAGTGCTCGGGCATGGAAAAGTTCATaatttttagcaatttagcTGCTTAAACCAATGATCTTAATTAACAAACATTGCAACGACATCAAACATTTACACTACAGGAAGGAAGGCTAAAGAGGCGGCCAGTTCTACTACCTTGGCTGCCTGGATGTTGGCATGGTGCACCTTGGTGCCAGATTCCCGCTTCAAAGAATCCTCTGCGTTGCCGAACAAAGAACGGGAAATAACTCAAATTAGTGACCAACCATAGATTAACATAAAAGAGCAGCCGAGCGAAGGATCAGCTCAAGAACCGAATGAAGGCTACTAAGCCAGCGGCGGATCACGAGACCGACAGAAGCAAGAGCAGAGTTGCGAACGCGAAACCGGGCACCGGATGAACAAGCCAGCCCTACCCCAGCAGCGAGCTGCCGGCCTGCCGCAGCGGtgaaaaccaaaaaagaaaaaagaagaggacGAGGAAGAAATCGAAGGAAAGGGAGAACAGTCCCACCTTTCGCGGCAAGAACCCTAGCAGAGGGGGAGGAATGGATGGGCGACGAAGAGGAAACTTACTGAGAACGAGCACCGGCGCATGCAATGCCATGGACGGCGGGAggtggctgcggcggcggcgcgggttgGTTTGCGGGAACGGGAAAGGAGAAATTTCAGTATTTAACACTCAATTCATACCACCTTCAGGATTTAACATCTAATTCGCATGGCTTTCGAATTTCACCACTGAAAGTGTGAATTCTTCTATTTGGTACCCCTTTCATCtctttttctgaatttaatttcttttctctcacTTTCTTCTCTCAAGAAACATAATATTTCCCTCTTGCCCCTACGCCCACAGCACAGAAGTGATCAATCTCTTCTTttgggatcgatcgatccagaTTAAGACAAAGAGATGCCGTATTGACCCTCTTTAGGACGCCGTTCTGCCACTTCCATCCACGGGACATCGTCATATCATCCTTCTCCAGCGCTGGCTCGACCTGCTCCGGCTGAAGCGCACCCCACCGTTCACCGTTGGAACCACGACATGATTGTGTTGCAAGTAGGTTTCCATTGTGGCTGTAGGAAATATGTGGAAAGGTTAATTCTATTCCATGTCAAGGCACAGGTATATATTGAGGCTGGGGTGGCTGTAAGCCAACCGCACAGCCTTGGTACATGCCACTAATCAAGGACATCCTACTATAATTACACTTGCTATAATTACAATAGGCTAACACTCCCCCGCAGTCTAATCGGGAGCATCGCGAACATTCAGGCTGGATCGAAACTCCTGAAACAGTGAGGTAGGAAGGCCCTTAGTGAAGACGTCGGCGTACTGCGATGTCGTAGGAACATGAAGGACCCGAACATGACCGAGGGCGACCTTCTCTCGAACAAAATGGAGATCAATCTCAACATGCTTCGTCCGCTGATGCTGCACTGGATTGCTGGAGAGATATACAGCACTGATATTGTCACAGTATACCAGGGTGGCACGACGAGGTGGGTGGCGAAGCTCAAGGAGCAACTGACGTAGCCATGTAGCTTCAGCAACACCATTTGCCACAGCACGGTATTCGGCTTCGGCGCTTGATCTAGAGACCGTGTGCTGACGCTTGGAGGACCAAGACACCAAATTGTCCCCAAGAAATACTGCGTAGCCAGATGTCGACCGACGAGTCTCAGGACATCCGGCCCAGTCGGCATCCGTGTACACCACAAGCTCAGCAAGTGACGATCGGTTCATGGTCGACCCAAGTGACAATGTCCCCTGCAGGTAGCGCAAGATCCGCTTAAGAGCAGCGAGATGTGGCTCCCGAGGATCATGCATATAGAGGCATATCTGCTGAACAGCAAAAGCAATGTCTGGACGGGTGAAGGTCAGATACTGCAGGGCGCCAGCTAGACTGCGGTACTCTGTAGAGTCAGCGACAGGAGGTCCATCAGCAGATAATTTGGAGTGTACATCCACAGGCGTGCTGCAAGGCTTGCACGCACTCATCCCGGCGCGCTCCAAAATATCCCGAGTGTACTGTCGCTGAGAGAGAAACAAACCATCTGTAGAACGTGTCACTGAGATGCCCAAAAAATGATGAAGCGGACCCATGTCGGTCATAGCAAACTCACGCTGGAGTGCACCAATGATATGCTTCAGAAAATCATCCGAGGAGGCAGTGAGAACAATATCATCCACATACAGCAACAAATAAGCCGTGTCTGGTCCACGACGATATATGAAGAGCGAAGTGTCTGACTTTGTTTCAACAAATCCAAGTGATACAAGGTGAGAGGCGAACCTGTGATGCCAAGCACGAGGAGCCTGCTTCAAACCATATAAAGACTTGTTGAGCCGACAGACATAATCTGAGCGAGATGAATCCACAAAACCAGATGGCTGCACACAATATACTGTCTCCATAAGAGTGCCATGTAAAAATGCATTCTTCACATCCAGTTGATGAATGGGCCAATTCTGAGATAATGCCAGTGAAAGAACGACACGAACTGTCGCGGGCTTGACAACAGGGCTGAAAGTCTCATCATAGTCCACCCCGGGCCGCTGTGTGAAGCCCCGAAGGACCCAGCGTGCCTTATAGCGATCTAGTGACCCATCTGCAAGCAATTTGTGTCGATAGATCCACTTGCCAGTCACAACATTGACACCAGGAGGGCGAGGCACAAGACTCCAGGTGTCATTGGCGAGCAGAGCATCATACTCAGCCTGCATAGCAGCGCGCCAATTGGGGTCTGACAGGGCATCACGAACAGAGCGCGGGAGAGGCGACATGGGCACAACGTGGAGGTTGAGACGATCCACGGGTTGTGCGATGCCAGCCTTGCCCCGTGTGCGCATCGAATGCGCATTGGTGACCGGAGGTATGGCGGTCGGTCGAGTCGCAGTTGTACGGCCGGTGCCGCTGGCAACAACCTGGGCGCGAGCACCAAGGGCAGCAGAACCGGCAGTACTCTCGGGTGTCGTGGAGGTGCTGCTGGCAGCAGCCTGTGCGGGGTGCACAGGGGCAGCAGCACCAGTCGACGTGGACGGAGGCGCGGAGAAAGCCCCATGGGAAACAGTGCTGGACCCAGGGGACTGAGGTCCTACGCCAGGACTGGGCGGCGCAGGGGCGGCCTCGGGCACGGGGTGTGTCACCGAGGGATCAGCACTACCTGCACGCACAAAACGAGCTCCAGGAACTGAAGCGGTAAGATCATGATCATCGACTAGAAAATCCAAGGCTGAGGAGGCCATGGGTGTGGTAGACATGtcggagaaaggaaaaaaagattcaTCAAAAACGACATGTCTAGAAATAAGAATGCGATTCGACTGAAGCTCGAGACACCGATAGCCTTTGTGTTCCGAGGAGTAGCCGAGAAAAACGCATAAGGAGGAGCGTGGTGCAAGTTTGTGGGGCGCCGTGGAGGACATGTTGGGATAGCAAGCGCACCCAAAAACTTTGAGGTGATCATAGGAAGGCTCGGTAGAAAATAGGGTAGTGTATGGTGTGGAGGAAGCGAGGGTCGTAGTGGGGAGACGGTTGACAATATATGTGGCAGTGTGAAGGGCCTCAACCCAGTAAGCTGGAGGGAGACTCGCCTGAAACAAAAGGGAACGCAGAGTGTTATTGATGGTGCGAATGGAACGCTCTGCTTTACCATTTTGTTGTGAGGTGTATGGACACGACATGCGGAGTGCAACACCGTTGGAGAGGAAGAACGTGCGGGCCTGGGAATTGTCGAATTCACGGCCATTGTCGCACTGGACGCTCTTGATGGTGGTGCCAAACTGCGTGCGGACATGagcaaaaaaattagagagagTGGAAAATGTCTCGGATTTAAGGCGAAGCGGAAAAGTCCAAAGATAATGTGAACAGTCATCAAGAATAACAAGGTAATATTTGTATCCTGACACACTAACAAGTGGAGAGGTCCATAAATCACAATGTATTAAATCAAAATTATGAGTAGCTCGAGAGCTAGATGAACCGAAGGGTAGACGTACATGACGGCCAAGCTGGCACGCATGACAAATGTGATCGATATCATCTTGATTACAAGAAATGACATTGGACCTAATGAGTTTGGACAAAACATCACGCCCAAGATGACCGAGACGGCGATGCCAAAGGGAGGTAGGTGCAGCGATGAACGCGGAGGCACTGGTGGAAGGTGCATAGAATGGGTAGAGGTCACCAGAACTATTGCACCTGGCGATCACGTTCCTGGTTTGCAAATCCTTCACAGAAAGACCAAATGGATCAAACTCAATGGAACAATTATTGTCGGTGGTAAAACGACGAatggaaattaaatttttaataatgttGGGTGACACAAGAACATTATTAAGAGCAAGGGTACGATGCGGTAAGGAAAAAAAGTGTGATCCAGTGGCTGTGACAGGAAGTAAGGCACCATTTCCcacaacaatagatgaaggAGTAGACAAAGAGGGTGGGGAAATGGTGGAGAGTATACCAGCGTCCGAGGTCATATGCGAACCAGCACCTGAATCAGCGTACCACTCAGAGGTTGGCGGGTTCAGCGTCATGGTGTTGAAGGAGTGCGCCAGGGAGTCCTGGTGCCAAGAGCCGCCGTGAGTGGGGTTCCAGGGCGCTGCCTGGTAAGCTGGTGAGGGCGAGGGCGCCTGGAAGAGCGGCGGTGCAGCTCCCCCGTGGTACATGCTGTACGAGGGTGGCGGGCCAGCGTATGTGCCACCATAGGCACCGGGAGGAGCACTGTACCCACCATAGTGCGGGGCTGTGTGGAATGCaggttgcggcggcggaggacgtcctGACGGATCGTACGGCCACATGCGCACGCTGCCAGCCCAAGGGTGCATGAACGATGGGTGCACACCAGCACCGTTGTAAGCGCTGCCCTGTCCACCAGGTTGTGCACCAGCGTTGGGTGCAGCAGGAGCACCACGTCCACCGCGGCCACGACGGCGTCCGTTGCGTTGGCCCCCAGTCGGTGCAGCGGGGCGTGGAGGAGGGGGTGCGCCCGGACgtggagcagcagctgcacctGGTGCCGCTGGACGCGACGgtgcgacgacgagggcggctGGCGGGGACGGAGGACGAGCGTCGATCTCCATCTCCTCCAACAGGAGGTGTGTACGGGCTTCACTGAACGTCGGGAACGGCTTCTGCATCTTGAGGATGGACACCATGTGGCGAAACTTGCCACTGAGGCCGCGGAGGAGCGTGAGGACCATTTGTGTATCACCGATGGGGTCGCCGAAGTCGGCGAGGGAGGCAGCCATGGACTCAAGGCGGCGGCAGTAGTTGGTGATGCTCAGGGCCTCCTGACGAAAGGTACGGAACTGTGTCTCAAGGAGAAGGGCACGGGACTCCTTCTGCCCGAGAAATTCATCCTCGAGGTAGCACCACGCATTGCGGGCAGGACCTTGCCGCATCATCAACGACTGCTGCAAGTCGCTGGAGACGGTGCCATAGATCCACGTGAGGACACAGCAGTCCGCCTGGATCCATGCCGGGCGGGCGGGGAACGCCTCATCCTCAAGGGCGTGGCGGGTGAGGGCATACTTGCCGAGGACGGTGAGGAATATGCCGCGCCACTTGGTGTAGGTGTCCGTGGCCTTGTCGAGGACGATGGGGATGAGGGCCTTGACGTTGACGACGGCAGTGGCCTGCGCCCAGAGAGCCTCATGCGTTTTCTCATACTCGTCTAGAGCAGCAGCACGAAGACGGTCTTCTTCAGCCCGGCGTGCTGCATCAGCACGGGCAGCGGCCTCGGCCGCGAGGCGATCGGCGGCCTCCTTGTCCTTGGCGGCCTGGGCAGCtgtggcgtcgtcgtcgtccgccaTGGCAGACGGGACCAGCGACCGCGCCCGGTGACGATGTCAACGACGGGGCGGGTGATCGGGAGCGAACTGGCGGCCACACCCGGCAAGGAGAGCAGCACGAGGTGTGGGCGATTGGCTCGGGAAGCAGGTGCTGGCGATGAGATCGCGACGTCCGGCGACGAAAtctgcggcggcgtggggTGCGGAAGAACAGGATCGTTACGTGATTGATACCATGTAGGAAATATGTGGAAAGGTTAATTCTATTCCATGTCAAGGCACAGGTATATATTGAGGCTGGGGTGGCTGTAAGCCAACCGCACAGCCTTGGTACATGCCACTAATCAAGGGCATCCTACTATAATTACACTTGCTATAATTACAATAGGCTAACAGTGGCGACTGCTCCAGACGACGGcgcggtcggcggcgcgcgcgaaCCAGACGGAGAACGTGAAGAAGGTGGACGACGCAGCCCGTGGCGAACGTGCCGTCCGGCGAGCGCAGGACGTCGTCGGCGTGGTCCTCGGCAGCGATCGAGGCGCCCCGGGCGAGCCACTCACGCACCGGCACGGCGTCGACGCGCCATGGACATGGAAGCATGATCACAAACAGTGTGGCGCTGCTAATTCTCCATCTCGCCTCTTGCTTGAGAACGAACAGGCACGGGACGAAGAGAAGTTGGGTCGATCTCATCTGTCCAATGCACGTGAAAGCAAGGGGCAAAAttgtaatattatattttcagataaaagaaaagaagagaaaatacaTTTAATTGGGATAAAGAGAAGAAGGGGTAGCAGATAGAAGAATTCACCTGTTTAGTGGTAAAATTCGAAAGTGCTGCTAATCGGATGGTAGATTCTGAAATGGGTGCGAATTGAGTGTTATGTTCTGAAATTTCTCAACGGGAAGGGGGGAGAGAGACGAGAGGAGCGGCGTTTGGGGGGTTTTGGAGACGAGAGCATATGGAGGCCTGCCAGGCCCAGTTTCTGATCACGTTGGGCCCAACAACACTTTTGGGCCTTACTGCTGCCACTTGTTGGTGGCAAAACTGTTACATGTCTTCTGGgatttgtaaatagaaaaatgtcTGACTTGCCCCCCTAAACTTCTGCAATATTTCGATTCCCTTCCCCCCTCCCTACGTTTCGATTCGCTAGTCGAACCAGAACCTTAAATACTGTAATACTCTTATGTTCTGGAACATACATTAAATACTCTAAACTCTTTAAATTGGACTAATCATTCCCCTCGGTTACATAGAAGGTGATTTTAGTCCAACGTGATTATACAGCCAGCaacatttaataaaataaatatttcttagAAGTAAACAGATAAGAGTGATAGAtggtaataaatctagacattaagacatacatataaattatatatattagcaacatttaataaaataaatatttcttagAAGCAAACAGCGATAGAtggtaataaatctagacatacatataaattatatatatttatgcatcGATGAATCTATCGGGGCTAGagagtcttataatataaaatggatgtaCTAATATCTTTTAATAGGAGATAATTTTATAATGACGATCCAGTGAAACAAGAATCATGTTCGTGTTGCGCACATGTGTCCACACTCTTTCGGGGCTAGagagtcttataatataaaatggatgtaCTAATATCTTTTAATAGGAGATAATTTTATAATGACGATCCAGTGAAACAAGAATCATGTTCGTGTTGCGCACATGTGTCCACACCCCAGCGTTACACATATACACCAATAGTGTTCCATCGCTTTTGTCCCAGCGACCGGCTCTGCGTACGTAGGTGACAGGTTTATGTTGGCTAAAAGTAGATCCTGTTGCATACCTAATCTCTTGTTTTCATGACGCGGGGACACGGGGGTGAGGTTGAAGAACTCGTGCAGAGGGATCCTGTTGCATATCTAATCTCGAACCATACATGAGATTTTCAACTCATACGACTACTCGTTCAATTCTTTCGAAGGGATTCTTTTCCTCGTTCGAGAGTCTCCGACGAGGAAAAGACCACTCGTCGCCCACCCGCACATGCCTTTGCATTCCCATCTAGGCCACGTGCGTTTCGATGAGGTATGTTAAATgtcaataaattagtacatgatttattaattatgaagaaaacataaattagattaatatgattttttaaaaataagttttctatagaaaatttttataaaaaatacaccgtttagcagtttgggaaacgtgcgcgtggaaaagaAGGTGATAAGTTAAGGCATTCGTAGCTCGAGGTTAGTTATCTTATCACTATCTTTTT is part of the Oryza brachyantha chromosome 2, ObraRS2, whole genome shotgun sequence genome and encodes:
- the LOC121053533 gene encoding programmed cell death 6-interacting protein-like gives rise to the protein MADDDDATAAQAAKDKEAADRLAAEAAARADAARRAEEDRLRAAALDEYEKTHEALWAQATAVVNVKALIPIVLDKATDTYTKWRGIFLTVLGKYALTRHALEDEAFPARPAWIQADCCVLTWIYGTVSSDLQQSLMMRQGPARNAWCYLEDEFLGQKESRALLLETQFRTFRQEALSITNYCRRLESMAASLADFGDPIGDTQMVLTLLRGLSGKFRHMVSILKMQKPFPTFSEARTHLLLEEMEIDARPPSPPAALVVAPSRPAAPGAAAAPRPGAPPPPRPAAPTGGQRNGRRRGRGGRGAPAAPNAGAQPGGQGSAYNGAGVHPSFMHPWAGSVRMWPYDPSGRPPPPQPAFHTAPHYGGYSAPPGAYGGTYAGPPPSYSMYHGGAAPPLFQAPSPSPAYQAAPWNPTHGGSWHQDSLAHSFNTMTLNPPTSEWYADSGAGSHMTSDAGFANQERDRQVQ